The Montipora foliosa isolate CH-2021 chromosome 1, ASM3666993v2, whole genome shotgun sequence genome has a window encoding:
- the LOC137990792 gene encoding uncharacterized protein isoform X2, which translates to MMSAFPRIVFFICMLFNVEKVSAHFREKRNALQPAAEITVTLTIEWNVSLVGKPIPASYVTKVKNGTVLVDILNKAAGDDKNGPFNKYNSTYYGGLGYLITAMNGTEQDPANNLYWLIFDNQTGGLAPCGISSYVPINGSTTIFRLTQYPSHNNASVSGFCKLFPPSGQVPPSPITVTIAQDWDVTKVGKPIPAPYTTQVANGTFLVDIMNKAADENTQGSFNKYVSIYYGGLGHFITAMNGTMQDPETSTYWMIFDNKTGKLTPLGVDQYQPKDNSVTVFRLVTGASHETSTETMPGSSDRQFAGAGLLALCVLAAIIEGVSFL; encoded by the exons TTTCAGCTCATTTTCGTGAAAAGAGGAATGCACTACAACCAGCTGCTGAG ATTACAGTCACCCTCACGATAGAATGGAACGTCAGTTTGGTGGGTAAACCCATTCCTGCAAGCTACGtcacaaaagtgaaaaacgggACAGTGCTGGTCGACATCCTGAACAAGGCAGCAGGGGATGACAAAAATGGCCCTTTTAACAAGTACAACAGCACGTACTACGGAGGTCTGGGGTACCTGATTACCGCTATGAATGGCACCGAACAAGACCCTGCTAACAACCTCTATTGGTTGATTTTTGATAACCAGACTGGGGGACTTGCTCCATGCGGAATAAGCTCTTATGTTCCTATTAATGGTTCTACCACTATCTTTCGCCTCACTCAATATCCCAGTCATAATAACGCATCAGTGAGTGGGTTCTGCAAGCTGTTCCCTCCCTCTGGCCAG GTGCCACCTTCCCCCATTACGGTCACTATTGCACAAGACTGGGATGTTACGAAAGTCGGAAAACCGATTCCAGCGCCTTACACCACTCAAGTTGCCAATGGCACCTTTCTTGTGGACATCATGAACAAAGCTGCAGATGAAAATACACAAGGTTCGTTCAACAAGTACGTCTCCATTTACTATGGTGGCCTCGGACATTTTATCACCGCAATGAACGGCACGATGCAG GATCCTGAGACGAGCACTTACTGGATGATATTCGACAACAAAACTGGAAAGCTGACCCCACTTGGGGTGGATCAGTACCAACCAAAAGATAACTCCGTAACGGTCTTCCGGCTTGTGACAGGCGCGAGCCACGAAACTTCCACGGAAACCATGCCTGGCAGTTCTGATCGTCAGTTTGCTGGTGCTGGGTTACTTGCCCTGTGCGTGTTGGCCGCAATCATTGAAGGGGTGTCATTTTTGTGA